A region of the Culex quinquefasciatus strain JHB chromosome 1, VPISU_Cqui_1.0_pri_paternal, whole genome shotgun sequence genome:
cacaaacgccaATTCATCTTGCAGCAATGTTACACTCACACCAAACAATAGACAAGAGTTTGTTATTTCCAtctgaaaacgaaaaaaaaaacacaaaatctgCTCCAGTAAACAGAAAAAAGACAAAACTCAAAGAGACTGAAATAACCATTTAGAACGACAAAAACgaagctttccgaaaaaaatggaCTTTACGTTTTAGTTTAACTTGCGAGTCATTTTGGGACCATAACTTATCAAAAAACAAACAGCTTCTAAAGACCCATATCTAAAGCAAACACACAACAAAAACGCGTCAAAATAATGTTCGATACGATAACTTCCATGCCTTTTTATGTATGACGAACGCCAGTGCTGGTTTAGAACCGGCAGGTCGGCAGACCACCTGCAGCCGATCGCGCCATTTCCAGTATTTCTGGCACAAGGAAGAGCAGAGACCCCTCGAAGAAAGCATCTGAAGATGAACAAACCTAACTGAGaacaaacaaaaagaaacatcgGAATCAATAAATCACATATTAACACATTGTGGGATTGTTATCACGAGAAGAAATTTAACAACAGCAAGCAAATAAAACTACAACGCTGGACAAGTAGTTTCAATGCAGAAAACCGAGCTGCACATTCAACTTGTAAAAAAACAAAGACAGGAAGCTCCTACCAAATCAAATCAAGGAACAAAATGCattgaaaacaaacaacaacacaaattCACTACATGTTCGACGGTAAACCAGCAACAAACAACAAGCTTGACAAGAGAAAAAAACCTATGCAAACACGTTGTATTGAGAACAAAGTCAAACACGACACAAGAAATGAACGATgcaaaaccaaatttgcaaaGAAAGGAAGAAAATGGGAAAACACATAAATGTACGACGGCAGAAAGCAAAACGTCAAAGCGGAATATAATacaacaaaaatataataataattattgtaATATATTTATAATGTGAATTTGGAATATAACCAGTATTTATTATActgtaataaaaatatatttaaaaataagtgaattggtggaaattttaatttgatgacACCCCCTGACAGATACTGTTTAATTCTCAAACACAGACTTCACAGTTGTGCACCATATTGGTTAATCCAGCAGAATTCTTTCAATCATTTTAGTATTGTGCAGAAAATTGTTATAGATACTGATTGGTTTCCAATATTTTAGTTATACTTGTTGATTTTAAAAAGCTGTTATTTCCAACCTACCTTAGAGAAAATCGTCTAAAATGTGTTGCTTCTTGGCTTTTTGCTGATCACGGTCGAGGTATTCAATAACTTCAACTTCAACTCCACCCCGAATCGGACTGATCCATCGTCCATCGTTTCATCCTAGAAGGAACAAGTTTCGTTCAGTTAAGACTGTAAAACGTACAGAATGTGCAGTAACCTACCCGGCCTGCTGTTGTCATCTTCCTGTCATAACTGCAAACATGCTATCAGCCACTTGTGATCTGAAAATAAAGCGGATACGAAAAAAAGCCAATTAATAACAATTGAAAGgaacccacaaaaaaaaacctaacgcACGCAACCCAACCCAAAATATGTACCGTTAGTGCCAGAGCGAACCCCTAAAAAATCGAAAGTACTGTTATTACCATTTTTGCCAAGCCAAAAAAAAAGCCACCAGTTATGACATTCGGCAACTGACTGCCACTATGCAAGGGCTGCCCTACATTTGAACCCCTGccaaattttggtcaaaaacgAAAATGGAGACAGCAAAAAACACGACAAAAAATAACTTCTCCGTCTGCAGAGTGCAGTGAACCTGAAACATCTGCCCTCGGCAggccatttttttccaaatgttgggAAAATAACGGCAAGTGTAGTGTGAATATGTGAGCGGTGTTCTGGCCGGTGGCTAATCAAATTTCAGCTTCTTACTTTTTGGGGTTAATGATACGTATTGCTGACCAACTAAGTGCATTACGATAAAAGATCTCTCGTTggttgaataagcaaaaaaaaagacaggTGGACTCTTTAACGTTATCCAAATGGTGTTAAGATAATTCGTAATTCAGACAAACTGTAAtgtggatttttaaatttccgtttgttaaaaaaataacagtgcaAAAGCTAGCGTTACTGAAACAATCCAATATTCGTCTTgtttcccgttgacctagaaaTCACCACCAAACTGTATTTTTAGCTCCCGAAATATTACACCATTCTGTCTCGACCAAGCCCCAAATTCGTAACCGCCCTCGTCGTCGTTGCGGCAAATTGCTCCAATTTCGTGATTTTGGTTCTTGCTTATCTTTGTGCACTACCAGGCATTCTTTTTTTCATCCAACACATTCACACGAGTTTGTCTGAGCGAAAAACCTGACCTGAATCGAGAACAGACGCCGCTGACTCTAGCCATGGTTGGTCCAAGGCCCGGCTGTCTCTTATCAGTTCGATGACTGCCAGGACCTAACCTAATTATTTGGCGCCCCTTTATTTTGCTTGCTTTCGCAACGCAACGCGCGGGACTCACTTACTATTGAGCAGCCGCTTCGGGCCACTTGAGTTGGGCAGTTATCGAAAGAGGTGTACTACACTGGATTGCTGCAACCGCGAGTCAATACGCGATGACCAAATGGCCACTGACCGAGGCCGACCTTGCTGTGGCCCAAAGTTGGTTGTCCTGAAGAATTATCGAACGATATCGCAGGGGGTCTAAAGACCCTAAGATTacaataaaaccaaaacaaatccttAAGGGACTAAAGGTCTAAAGATCCcaatcccaaaatttgattcATCAGTATTGAACTTTGGAAGTAGATCGTCTATGAAGCAGTTCACAGAATAACTTGTGAGACAACCAAAGACCAAACTGGGGATGATGTTGAAAACTGGACAGGCGGTTCAACGACGAGCTCGATAATACAAACACATACGACCTTGAGTCCGTGCATCCACCACAACCACCAGACCTCACTCTCTCTGTCATTGTTGGAAGATACCGCAACAACGAGTCTGTAGAAAAGGCACAGTACAAATCCAACATAATCCCTACAAACACATAATTGTAATGTTTTATAACGAGTAGTAAATAGTACTTGATTTTCTATTACAATCTATAATCCGTATCATACATcaggaaaaaaatttgcaagtGTGCGAAGCCTTCAGAATACAACTGGAatggaataaacaaaaaataacaaatttaccCTCcccacaaactaaaaaaaaacagataaaaattGGCCTCTCCAGTGGAGCTGGTGTAAGTGCATATGCACAAAGAAATAATCGCCCAACACACATCGTCAGAGGGCAGTAAAATTTGCGAACCGAAACAACAACGGGGAGTTCACGAAGCCGCCGTTGTCGTCATCCGAAGCAGACGCGAGCGCGTCAGGGACGTCTGCTGTCTGTTTAATGTTTTCTAATTCAATGAACTCTTCTACGTCGTAAACTGAGTGCGCTGCTGGCTGTTTGGTATAGAAAcagcgcgcgtgtgtgtgtgtgtgtgtgtgtgtgtgtgtgtaaagcTCTAATTCAAAACGCATTGGGGTAGGTCCGGTTTCGGGCTGACGTGGCGTGGTGAGCTCGAGTCGGCGGAAGATAATGAcacattgttgtttttttctggctgtttttatttttttgcatttgttcATTTTTAGCTTGGAGAAAAATTTTACGATGAATCACATGcagggaaagaaaaaaaaacacagtttttgatttgtcttatttttctaatttaacGAATGTTTATAACAATTTATTCTGCAATTAAGCTTCAAAGACCAATTTAAAGGATACAttccgattttttaaataatcatttatGAATCATTGAAGTCGCTTGGAAAACGTTTTTCAAATCTTctgaatacagtccagactcgataatccgaaggccttggaaaaaaatcacttaggataatcgaatcacgattttattgttgttttctTATGTTTGATTGTCCCCTAAACTACTCCAAAGTGATTTAGAACTTTTAGATCCaagaaattgagaaaattcatTCGGTAAAATTTAATAGACAATAAACCATTCAAAtctgaaaatcttaaatttcaaacatgtgtccacgtggtttatggatggtccctaaaaatgaatttaaaaaaaatcccaatatATTTAGGTCAAAAGTTAAGGAATTTAATGGAATTAACTATTTGggcaatcgcagtttttctcatagttttaggATTTTTGTACAACACACTTATAACATCGTtaacttttgccctgtaggccaagatgACGTCCTTTTTTGGGCACAATTTTGATATATTCGGAATCATCGGataattccgtagtaacagttccatagggcgaatctgcgtgtcaaaaagaaaatcaaatcttttttgtacatgcagaaaaataaggcatatttgaatcaacaaaacgttttgttgatttgaaaatcattatttttgttgaatcaacgctgaACGTCAAAGCAGCctttttgaaacaacaaaagtctttagtggaattgagaaaaacaagctttgtttcaacgcaaaatcggcgttgattatattcaacaaaaattttgttgattcaaacttcgtacaggctgattctacaaaacatttttctgcgtgtatggaGCGTGAACAATCACTATATCCacctccccccctccccctccctaaGGCGTCTACGTGGTTTACGGATGGACCCTTTTCGGAATTCAACATTTAGTAgcaaaaagtcaaattaaaaaccgggattttttcccgcgtaccacaaaaaagaaaatttaatattattttgagGAAAAACTAATAATGGCTTCGATTTGCGAAAACGGGGAGAGAGAGCTTTTTACTTTTCACACTCAAATAAAGTGAACTTGGAAGAACCATAAAAATGAGGCAACTTACCGCACCGCTTCTGTTAACTAGCAAGAtaaatatcttcaaaactagGCACAATGAAATTTAAACTATAAACAGGCACTTTTGATCACTTTGTGATGTTGAAAAATTAGATTTAGTTTTGAACGAAACCACGATAATCTTGAAAAAGGAAACGGATGACAGCTGCAGATGACAAGACAGCGTGCAAACGGGATTGGGCTCCGTTCACAAGTTTGGAGCACGATCTTGTACATTGATTTGTGTGGGCCAAAGGGGAATGACactagattttaaaaattaggccaatcgagaaattaaaagtgcaacatggagttaaactttctgtcaagctgctaTGAAGTATTCCATGACAGCTGTGAaaatttcactccatgttaccggctcacatctctatttttaatttctcgatagagttatctacgtgcgcatgtattgcgtgtacgtacacgaaaaagattgaggttaaattttgtccggccagcaaaatcaaatggtgcgctagtgtgtgtacgcgaaacgtcataaatcTCTATAGAGTTATCGCAGCCTGCTCTAACGCACACAAGCACGccgtttgttttgctggccggtacaaaatttaacctcaactTTTTtatgtacgtacacgcaatacatgcgcacgtagatacaAATATTATCGTTTCTTTTAAAGTTTATATTCTTGTTTATTGCCAAAATCGAGAGGAGGGGGGagaggatttttaaaacaaaattcaaattttgtgggAAGTGTCTCGCGTTTTGGAATAGTTTTAAAGTAAAGTTGTATTACTGCGAGAAATACGAAAGTAGCAATCAAAAAGGGTTTCCCTTACGCTactaataaataaacaaacaaacaaaattaaaaacaaatacactcaacccccggtggttggtcactttttcgtttgacactttattagtttgtaccccgttggttggtcaaagtcaaactaaaaagtgacgaactgtcactttttacacggcgctcacgcacactatcaaaacacacgtttagtagtgtgtgtgaactccgtgtaaaaggggtgtcaaactaaaacgtgaccccgttcgtttgacaacagttggtgtcaaaccatcggggtttgagtgtaataacTTCTCATGGTTCAACATGTCGATGAataaagttttgttaaaatgCGTTTCACACCAGAACAGTTCTAGCAAAACAAATTCAAGCAGAACAAGGACCAAGGTCAAAGTGTTTAGCTAGAATTGGGCCAAtgtcaaagtgtaaacaaatggtacgttcgtttgaagagccaGAATGGCACTCGTTGGTGCCAGCCTTCAATCTATCGTGTCtatcccagtcacgacgttctagcaggattctagaagagttctcacagagctggatgTTCttgcagcattctagcagaaccagatctgctagaatatttcgcgACTGGGTATTTAATatttcttatttaatttgaactaCGAATAGCCTGTATAGTGCAGACAAAAAGGCAGAAAGGGATGCGATATCTCAATCTACGGATCACAACAACAACTGAAGTGCACACAGTAAGtacactgaaagcccgaccattgtaattttaagaacatttgctaaaaatgctgcttattaaaaTAACTGTGGCTTTTTGGTGAAAGTAAACCCAAAAATGGTAGAATGTAccatgcttccacaaaattgcatggtagcaaTTACGAATTCATTATCATTCTTTCTATATTGGAGGGTTGAAATTACCATACCGCTCtcgacatagtaaaactgactgcgttaatcagtTAATTcaagcacggaatgtttttagcaaaaatacgtcggtgcgtattctcaatttaaccctacaatatggtagcaactaccatggttgggttttcagtgtaaatgcaaaaaaaaaacaaaactctgcACAACGTGACGCTAATGACACTTCCCAAGTACGTCGTCGATGAGGAGAACCCAAATTACATCCGCTGTCGGGCACGTTTTCCGAAACCCCAAAAACCAGTCAACCCTATTCTTGACTCGGAACACAAAAACCTTGAGGAAACAAAAGTGAAATTGTGCGCCTCAGCGTAACATTTCGCATCCCGCATGAGGTAAGTGCAGCCAGAACCGGTTTCCCCTCTTCATGACGACGGCTGCATAATTTGggatgcactttttttttcggggggagGCCTCGAAAACGTGTCTGCTGTCGTCGTAACGTAACGCAATCGACGGCCCGCCTGAAAACCTGAACCTCTCAAGGGGAAGAAACTGGCTGGCCTTGATCTCATTTTCACTCTCTTTTGGAGGTGCAGTTTGGAGTGCACTTTTTGGTTGTTGTTCCTGGTGCATCACGCGGTCCAACAAAAAACAGCGCAAAAAATATCGAGAAAAGAAGACAATTTAGCACGCTCTGACGTGTTTATTCGTCTTATTTCATCGATGCAATAACTGCAATGCAGTCGTTAAAGTGCTGCTTTAGTGGGGCGTACGAAAAACGGCAGACAGCTTGCATCTTGAGCGTCGCTCACGCAAATGGCCGATCAACCCCAACGCAACCTTGGGGTTTGCGAGGGTCTCTAGGTTGTTCTCAACGCGGGATGGGTTTAAGGGGTCTAAGCTGTTTTCTATGTCAACTCATTTCAAATCACTTGTAACATAATTGGTTTTAGATGAACCTTAACCTTAGATGAACCTTAGCTGCTAACAACAAACCATACTGCTTCAGGATGCTAAGAACTATTAACCTATATAACATTTTTCCCGATAAGAAATATGCATGCTATTTTTACGACATCATAATTATACTATTAcaggtactatttttttaagttaaaaatcaTAACATTTAATTGATCCAGCAACCCAGTGAGAAAAATCGAGCCAACTTGGCTGGGAGTTGGGTCGATTCGGCTTGACGGAAACGAACAATTCCGACGTTCTGCCCATCGATGCCGGTAACACCAATTTGGGCGCACCTCGTCGGTGTCTGCGAACCCCGCGAAGGACTTCTTTTGTGGTCGGTGCGCGTTGCATTTGTATTTGGGGTTTTTGCGTGTCTGCGCCAGTATTTTAAAACGTTCCTTAACCGCAGAAAGCGTCTTCCATCGAAGGAGAACCCTTTTCGTACCCCTGGCTGAAGAAGTGTATTGTGCATCAGACGGTTCAATGTCGATCTTTTTGCAGTTATTGTGGTTGTGTGTGCGGACTTGCATTACACACAGTGCCCGATGATTTACGGCtgtcgctttttttttttggaggaaCGCGCGCGTACGTATTGAATAATGGCACCGGCCAGAAGAGTACAACAGCgaatttgcagttttttcggcggcggcggcggccagcCAGCCAAACTGCTATTTAGGAAATTGGGTCAGGGATTTTCGGATGATGCAGTTGCCGTTTTTTTCACTTATATTTCGGGGGGAGGACGAAAAACGATGAACTGCACCGACTTGGCTTTAATACGAACCATCTTGAGTACGCGCGCGAAATGGAATTACAACAAGAGGGACTTTGAAGGACATCAGGCAGACAGACAGACGCGGAGAAAAGGGCAAAGGACACGGCAGTTGTGTTACATCATAGTCGATCTTTGGAATACGTAGGATTACATTGTCGTTACAAAAGCAATTGTGAACTAataattattttcgaaaaatatgttATTAATGTGCAGCAgtacataaaataataaatttacatAACCAACGGAAGCTATATTATAAACTTAGAAGAAAACAATTCATTACTTCAAAAGAAATACATTAAAACAGTATGCCTTTATGACATAACCACCAAATTCATGTCGAAACATGTTAAAATTATATCAATGAAAACAACAACCTTACTCTTACTATATGATCTAATGTTCtgcccattttttgaaaaatagcttttatctattgtttgcaaaatttagatttttgctCCAAGAGGCTGAAACACGAATTTTCAATGACATAGTGTTTTGGCTccatccacaaatgacgtagcaTTTTAAAGAGGGATGGTGTCTGAGGGTCGGTGacgatttatttataaaaatgattaagcaataatttcaaaatttgggcAGCGTTGCTTGTTAGTACCAATCAAATTTTGAGTCATTTTGAGTCAGACATCTGTTATTAATGAATAGCTTTttctaatatattttttttattttcatctagATAAAGaccagttctggagttttttttttgaaaaggtccaataaaccaaattttcagtttttgctttttgggtgtttttaaaaccgccttgagtcaggggtattaaaaaacacccaaaaagcaaaaattgaaaatttggtttattggtccttttcaaaaaaaactccagagttatTCAAAATTCATTCTTATTTTTACATTCTACGAACCATACAATTgcatttggcaaccctgtcagcAACCATTTCAACCAGCGACATCTGTTAGCAAGTAGCACAAACTGAGCGTGCCTTAGCCCAACGATGTGGCTGACTTACGTTTTAGCCAGGAAAAATAATGAATTTGGACCACATTTCAAATCAGCCGTTCCTCTCGACTGTGCCGGAAGTGAAAACTTTTTGAACCGTTCGATTTTATGATCTCTATCCACTTTTAAGTAATTCATTTTCTCCTCCAAATCATTCCCCGCGAAATATACCCTACCCTTCGAGCAAACCCCCACCGTATGTCCGCTTCCGCAGTAGACTTTTTCCAGCGAAACCTCCTCTCCGTCGTCTCCTTCAATATCCGCCAGCTGTGGCACCGATTGCACCGAACCTTTCCCCGCCGGCAATCCCAACTGGCCCCGGCTGTTCCAACCCCAGCAGTACGCATCGCCAAACGCGGAAACAGCCACCGAATGCCATCCACCGGCGGCGATATCCACGATTTTGACCCCGGCCAAAGCATCCACCAGTTGGGGCTGCTCCTGGTGCGGAACAATCTCACCGTTGCCCAGTTGACCGcgtctaaaaaaatattcaaattagatAGTTTAAGATAATATTTAGTTCATATTTGTACTCACAATCCGCCACCAAAACTGTACACGTCACCGTTAGACGTTAGCAGAAGGCAGTGTTCTAGTCCGACAGCAGTCTTCGAAATCCGGACGTGCcgtgggaacgttatcgtccggTTGGGAATATTGAACAACGATTTGGCGCTGGTAACCGCCAGCGACACCTGATCGCCACAAGCGATCATTGTGATTGTTTCCGGTTCATTGTTCGAACCATCCAACGGCCGTTCAACGTTCAGAAAGTCCAGCTTGCTCAGCCGATTTTCGTGGAAGTCGTACCGGAAGAGGTCACCATTTTCTAGCAGAACCAGACAGTGCCAATTGCTGGCCGAAATGGACACTACTTTGTGGGCCAACGTCTGTTGGTTGTTGGCCTCCGTTACGGCGGAATACGAAAACAGTTGACTTC
Encoded here:
- the LOC6046299 gene encoding RCC1 domain-containing protein 1 — translated: MLPKVWIAGFNPFSLDQCGTWKEIDLNEYFKITNASPQEECLLEITSTHALLANGSQLFSYSAVTEANNQQTLAHKVVSISASNWHCLVLLENGDLFRYDFHENRLSKLDFLNVERPLDGSNNEPETITMIACGDQVSLAVTSAKSLFNIPNRTITFPRHVRISKTAVGLEHCLLLTSNGDVYSFGGGLRGQLGNGEIVPHQEQPQLVDALAGVKIVDIAAGGWHSVAVSAFGDAYCWGWNSRGQLGLPAGKGSVQSVPQLADIEGDDGEEVSLEKVYCGSGHTVGVCSKGRVYFAGNDLEEKMNYLKVDRDHKIERFKKFSLPAQSRGTADLKCGPNSLFFLAKT